TTTATCTCGATGACGAAGAGGAATCAGACGGTGTTCCATTTTTTCAGGTGAAGGCTTAGCTTCATCGGCTTGAATATACGTTGGGTTCTCAAGGTATTTCTTCAAGAACGGCTTTAACTTAACCGGAATAGTTGCTGAGAATACGAGTAATTGCAAGTCCGCTTGCATACGAACCAGAATTTGGTCCACGTCTTCAATGAAACCTAAATCAAACATCAAGTCGGTTTCATCGATTACAAATGAAGAGGCTTTGTAAACGTCTAGCGCTTCTTCTTTTACCATATCAAGGATTCGTCCTGGTGTCCCCACGACAATCTGAGGCTGCTCTTTTAGCTTTTCAATTGTCTTCTGCTTGTCTGTTCCACCTATTAATAGCTTAGCTTTTAAAGCATCACCATGACCCAAAAGCTTTAACATCTTGCGTACTTCATCGTAAATTTGGTTTGCTAACTCCCGTGTAGGAGCTGTGATTACGGTTTGTACTTCTTTACGCGAAACATCTATGCCATTTAGTAAAGGGATTAAATAAGAATGGGTTTTCCCTGAACCTGTATGAGATTGTCCAATTAGACTTTCTCCTCTTAAAACAGAGGGAATTACTTTTTTCTGGATCGGTGTAGGTTCATGGAAACCTAATTGATCCACCATATCAATCATCTCTTCATGAAGAGCCATTGATTTAAATGTTTGATCTGTCATATTCGTACTCCTTTTCGATACGCTGTTGCTTTCTCAATTATAGTAGAGTTCCTTTAATTATACCATCTTTAAAAGGACGAAACGTAAGGATTTTTACAGCCTTGTCTTTTAAGTAAGTTGTCTAACTTTGTATTCTGCCCTATTTCCCTTTATAATATGAGGGAGATATGATATTTTCGAACTCAAGAGGAGTAAGAGGGGGAACAAAGATGGAAGTCATTAAAATAGCTCCAAGAGGCTATTGCTATGGAGTAGTTGACGCTATGGTCATAGCTCGTAACGCCTCAAAGGATCCAAACTTACCTCGTCCTTTATATATTTTAGGTATGATTGTACACAATCAGCATGTAACAGAAGCTTTTGAGAATGAAGGCGTTGTAACGTTAGATGGTAAGAATCGTTTAGACTTATTAGAAGATATTCATGAAGGGACTGTCATTTTCACAGCCCATGGTGTATCACCTGAGGTGAAAAAGAGGGCAGAAGAGAAAGGGCTAACCGCTTTAGACGCTACATGCCCTGATGTCACACGCACACATGACTTAATCCGTGAAATGGTTGCCGAGAATTACGAAATTGTTTATATCGGTAAGAAAGGGCACCCAGAACCTGAGGGGGCTGTTGGTGTTGCACCAGGTCATGTGCACCTTATTCAAAATGAAGAAGATATAGATAACTTGAGCCTTTCAAGTGATAAAATCCTTGTAACGAATCAAACAACGATGAGTCAATGGGATGTCTACGATATTATGGAGAAGGTTAAAGAGAAATATCCTCAAACAGAAATTCACCAAGAGATCTGCATGGCTACTCAAGTCCGTCAAGAAGCGGTGGCTGAGCAAGCCGGAGATGCTGATCTTACTCTTGTAGTAGGAGACCCTCGAAGTAACAACTCATGTCGTCTTCAACAAGTGTCAGAAGAGAAGGCAGGAACAACGGCTTATAGAATTGCTGACGTAAGTGAAATTGAACTTCCATGGCTAGAAGGAGTGGAGAAGGTTGCAATCACTGCAGGTGCTTCAACGCCAACTCCTTTAGTTAAAGAGGTCATTCGCTTTATTGAGAACTTTGATCCAAACAATGAAGAAACGTGGGAACGCACTTCTAAAGTAGAGCAAAGAAAAATCTTGCCTAAAGTTAAAACGAAAAAAGCCTAGTCAAAAAGGATGCCTCTTCAGGCATCCTTTTTTAATTACAATCCTAGCCCTATTGAAATTTGGTTTGTGTAACTTGTGTAGGCAATTACATGATTGACTTCTACAATTTGCGTTTCAGATAAACCAATCTCTTTCAAAGCTAATACATCTTCTTTATTTACCTGGACCGGTTTTGCAGTTAATTTTAGCGCATACCGTAGCATTCGGGTTAAGGATTCATCGAAATATCCCTCTTCAAAACCAGAGAGCTTTGACAGAATATCTTCATCATCCGTAAGCTCCTCCAATAACTGACCATGACTCTTTGTACAATAATCACACCCATTACGCATAGACACAAACGTAATGAGAGATTCTCTTTGTATTTCTGTCAGAAACGTTTCTTTTACGGCTTGTTGTATAGGAGAAAATGCCTCCAATAATGATGGGCTGTTAGCGATAAGTCTATTAAATAAAGGCATTGGTTGCTCCATATTTTTTAAAGCTTCGTGCTCTCTTATCTCTGTTTGCTTAGCTGGTTTAATCCAAGGCATATGGCAATGCTCCCCTACATAAATTGAAATGGCTCTGTATGAGCTTTTGAAATTATAACTTCAGTTGCTACTTGCTTTTGTTCAAACGCATTCTTTAAGTAATCATAAACAGCCTTCTTCATCACTTTTTCAACATGATGTCCAGGGTCAATGACATTTAACCCCATGCCAAGAGCGTCATGAGCGACATGGAAATAAAGGTCGCCAGTCACAAATACATCTGCTCCTTTGCGTTTCGCTGCAGAAATATATTTATTACCATCCCCGCCCAGGACGGCCACTTTCTTCACTCGTTTATCCTTATCCCCCACAAAACGTAATGAAGGGACATCGAAGGCCTTTTTCACTCGTTCTGCGAATGATTCCAGGGTCATAGCTTCCTCTAGTTCCGCCATCCGCCCAAGGCCTCGTTTTTCACCTTGGAGTTCTAGAGGGTAGATGTCATAAGCAACTTCTTCATATGGATGAGCTTGTTCCATTGATTGAAGAACTTTATTTAAGATCGAACGGGGCACGATGGTTTCCATACGGACCTCTTCGACTTTCTCTAGTTCTCCTCTTGTACCTATGTAAGGATTCGTGCCATCTTCAGGCTTAAAAGCCCCTATACCTGGTGTTTGGAACGTACAATGACTATACTCCCCTATATGCCCTGCTCCGGCATTACCAAGCGCTTCTCGAACCTCCTCTTCATGCGTTTCCGGTACGAAGACGACAAGCTTATAAAGGGACTCTCTTTCTGTTTCAATTAATACATCTTTTACTTTCACACCTAAGGCCTCACACATTGCATCGTTCACACCACCCCATGCTATATCCAAATTGGTATGAGCAGCATAAACCGTAATATCATGCTTGATAAGCTTCTGTACAATACGCCCCTTCTCATGGTCAGGGTTGATCTGCTTTAATGGTTTGAATAGCAAAGGGTGATGGGCAATTATTAAATCTACCCCTTGCTCAATGGCTTCATCAACTACATTTTCTAATACATCGAGGGTAACCATGACCTTATTTACTTTTTTATTTAGTGTACCCACATGTAAACCAATCGGATCTCCATCGAAAGCAAGTTGCTTTGGACTCCATTCCTCGAACCATTTGATAATATCTTGACCAGTGGCTACTTTACTCACTTGCAATCTCCTCCTTAATCCAACTTAATTGAGTTTCGAATTCTCTCACTTTATCTTCATCAGGATTCTTCGCTCGTTCCATCTGACTTAAAACAAACTGTAGTTTATTTGCTTCCCCTTGCCACTTCAAAATAAACGGCGCTGTCTTCTCTTGTCGTAAGAATGGACCAAAGAACAGATCCTTCTCACGTTCCTCACCATAAGGCTTCTCAGGATCACTCGTGCGGTCTCCTACTAACACTTCGTAGATATGTCCATCTTCTTCTAGAATGGTCTCTTCTGTAAGCTCATATCCATTATGTAAGAACCAATTACGAACAACTTGAGCATCTACATTTGGCTGGGCTACAATTCGCTCTACTTTCCCTAACTTCTCCTTCCCTTCTTCTAGAATGGTACGAATTAACTTACCTCCCATCCCTGCTATGGTAACAAGTTCCGCTTCATCTTGTTCTAAAACAGCAAGACCATTGCCCTTTCTCACACTTACTTGCTCGTTTAATTGTTGTTTATCAATATGGCCCTTTGCCGATTGGAAAGGCCCTTCATTGACCTCTCCCGCAATAGCACGGACTAAAGGATTACGTTCACAAACGTAAGCAGGCAAATAAGCATGGTCAGAACCAATGTCTGCAAAAGTGACCCCACTATATATAAATGATGCTACTGCCTTTAGCCTTCTCGATAATTCCGTTTGTTTCATTTCTCTCACCACTTTACTAAAATCTAATATTAGTCTTACCACACCTCAGACAAAAAGTACAAGGGATTTTCGAGTACCCCATCAAATTGTCTCTCTCTTAGGCGAAGTGTGGTTATTCAAGCCTAAGGATAAAATGAGACAATGTTGTATTGCAATCAATCATGAAAGAGGGAAGAAAAAAAAAGAAAAGCTCCCTGCTTATGCAGGAAGCTTTTTCTCATTATTTCTTTTCAGATAGCCATTTCGCGACAGCTTCTGTCTTTTCAGCATTCAAATTCTGCGCTGGCATACCGCCACGGCCATTCTGAATGATCCCCTTGATATCTTCTTTGGAAAGTTTACTTCCTACGGTCTGAAGGTTAGGACCTACCTGACCAGATAAGTCTTGACCATGACACCCTGCACACGTCTGAGAGTAGATGGCTTCAGGATCAGCTGCCCCGGCATCACCACTACCGCCTTCTTCAGCTGTTTTCTCCCCTTCGCCTTCTTTACCTTCCCCCGCTTGATCCATTTGGTTTAATCCCACAAAACCAATAATAATCATAAGGGTTATACCAAGTACAGCAATTAAAGCATAAGGCATAACTGGGTTTCGTTTCATGCTTATTTCCTCCTTATGTAATCCCCATTTCCACGGTTAGGACAAACTACATATATTTTACTTGAAAACGCTACTATAGAAAAGGGAAAAAGATGTTAAATCTAAAAAAAGATAAATAACAACCACATCACAATGCCTATAACACCTGATGCGATTAGGTAAAACACTTTTTTCCAAACACCTAATAAAATCCATAATAAACAGTTAAATAAAATCGTTATATGAAGCAAGCTCACTACTTGAGCACTTTCTTTTACTAAATAAACAGAAATGATCAAGAACAATAATAAGAAAACAATAATGGAAATATGTACATAAATGGAATTTGTCTTTTTAAAATACGAATAACCGACGGCAGTCATAATTAAAAAAATCAAATGTAAACCTGTTTGCATTAGCATGGATATTTCAGTAAAATAAATGACAAGAAATGAAATCGGAAGAAGTGCTAACAGAATCATGACAAGAATCGACGTCAACCATGCCTTTAACGGAAACGCTTTCTTTTCTGACGACGAATCATCTTCTCCTTCCGTATATAAAGCTAGTAAAAAGTCGCAATATTCTTTCGGGAGCAGCTGATGATTTTTCCAGTATCGTATTTCATCTACAACCACTTGTTTACGAGTGTCATCCAATAAGCTTCACCCCTTGAGATTCAAGGATAAAAAATACACAGCCACTGTGCACCTCAGATGGGGTACACAATGACTGAGTGTATAGCATTAAATATACTCTATTCCAAGAAGTCTTTTAATCGTTTGCTACGACTAGGGTGGCGAAGTTTACGAAGTGCTTTCGCTTCAATTTGACGAATACGCTCACGCGTTACGCCAAATACTTTCCCTACTTCTTCAAGTGTGCGAGTACGTCCATCGTCAAGTCCAAAACGTAAACGAAGAACGTTTTCCTCACGGTCTGTTAATGTGTCAAGTACATCTTCCAATTGTTCTTTTAGTAACTCATAAGCTGCGTGGTCGGAAGGAGATGTTGCCTCCTGGTCTTCAATAAAATCACCTAAATGAGAGTCGTCCTCTTCACCAATTGGTGTTTCTAATGAAACGGGCTCTTGAGCAATCTTCAAGATCTCACGTACTTTGTCTGGAGTAAGCTCCATCTCTTCAGCAATTTCTTCAGGAATTGGCTCACGTCCAAGGTCTTGAAGTAATTGACGTTGTACACGGATTAACTTGTTAATCGTCTCCACCATGTGAACCGGAATACGAATTGTACGCGCTTGGTCTGCTATAGCACGAGTGATGGCCTGACGAATCCACCACGTTGCATACGTACTAAATTTGTAACCTTTACGATAATCGAACTTCTCAACAGCTTTAATCAGACCCATGTTTCCTTCTTGAATTAAATCAAGGAACAACATGCCCCGTCCAACATACCGTTTTGCGATACTAACAACTAAACGAAGGTTTGCTTCAGCCAGACGTCGCTTTGCTTCTTCGTCTCCGTTTTCAATTCGCTGGGCTAAGTTAATTTCTTCTTCAGCAGATAATAGGTCCACACGCCCAATTTCTTTTAGATACATACGTACAGGATCATTAATCTTAACACCAGGCGGGACACTTAAGTCGTTTAAATCAAACTCTTCTTCTTTGTCCAATTGCTTCATGCTTGGATCTGCTTCAGAGTCTCCAATAATTTCAACGCCCTGGTCACTTAGATATTCATAAAATTCATCCATGGCTTCTGAATCTAGCTCATAACTGGATAAACGCTCAGCTACTTCTTCATAAGCTAAAATACCACGCTTTTTCCCTAATTCAAGCACCTGTTCCTTCGCTTGTTCTAGGGTTAGCTCATTCTCTGTTGATTTTGAACTTGATGGCTGTTTTTGCTCTGCCATGAGTCCCCCTCCTTCCAAACTTCCTTCTAAACCAAACTATTGGGATCTTAACTGCTTTTTCATCTCAATGATTCTCATCGCAATTTGGGCAGCTTTCACTGGATCATTTTGGCGCTCCGCTTCTTTTTGTTCCAGCTCAAGAGATGAAATGCTTTCCTGCTCACTTCTTTTATTTGAAATGACACGAATATAATCATTGACTTCTGCATCACTGAGATCAGGCTGAAGCTTTAACATAGCAATTTCACTTACTAAACTTTGCAGGGAGGCATCCGGTAATTGTTCTATAAATTGACCCGGATTCGCTTCATACCCTTCTTCATAGTAAGCGTAAAGATATGTCACAATGACTTGATGTTCATTCAAATTAAAAGCTCCACCTATATGTTCTTGGACTTTATAAGACACAGAAGCATCATGCAACATATAATAGATCAATTGCCGCTCAGCATTATGAAATGCTGGAAGCAATTTCTGTTTTTTTCTAGAAGTTTCTTTGTAATTATTAGTATAGCTAGTCTCAGGATTCTTATCCTTATCAAGTCCTTGCTTTTTTCGGCGATTTATGATTTCTTGTTCTAACACTTCTAAAGAAAGGTCATATTCACCTGCAAGCTCTCTAAGATAGTGATCCCGCTCCAGTGGTTTACTGATTTTAGAGATCTCATCTAAAACACGTTCGATGTATTGAATACGATCTCCTTCATTATTCAGATTAAACCCCTGTTTTAAATGGTTGATCATAAAACCTGTATACGTAACAGCAGCTTCTAACACATGCTTTCGAAAGCTTTCACTTCCGTATGACCGTATATAATCATCAGGGTCTGAACCATCTTTCATTTGGGCTACTCGTACATCACAGCCTACTTTCTTTAGTATGGTAGCTGCCTTGTATGATGCATCCTGACCAGCTCGGTCGGCATCATAACATACAATAACCCGCTCCACATAACGACGAATCAGTTTCGCCTGTGGCTCTGTAAGAGCTGTCCCTAATGTGGCTATGCCATGTTTAATACCACCTTGGTACGCAGATATAACATCCATTTGTCCTTCAAATAAGACAACCTCATTTTGCTTTCGTATCTCAGCGCGAGCTAAATCAAAATTATAAAGTAACTTCCCTTTTTGGAATAAATCCGTCTCTGGGCTATTCAAATATTTAGGATCGCCGCCATTTACACTACGTCCACTAAATGCAACTGTCTTTCCTTGATGGTTTCGAATGGGAAAAATGACTCTAC
The nucleotide sequence above comes from Pontibacillus chungwhensis. Encoded proteins:
- the dnaG gene encoding DNA primase → MSNRIPESVIEEIRNSNDIVDVVGEYVQLTKKSRNYFGLCPFHNEKTPSFSVSSDKQIFHCFGCGKGGNVLTFIREIEGVSFQEAIRILADKSGHQVPDQENSDREETDPKHQENQTLLEAHGWLTKLYHHLLRHTKEGKDGYEHLVERGLTDEVIDAFQLGFAPNSKEFTMKFLENKGFHPQTMVKGGLLSYREDGHYGDRFRGRVIFPIRNHQGKTVAFSGRSVNGGDPKYLNSPETDLFQKGKLLYNFDLARAEIRKQNEVVLFEGQMDVISAYQGGIKHGIATLGTALTEPQAKLIRRYVERVIVCYDADRAGQDASYKAATILKKVGCDVRVAQMKDGSDPDDYIRSYGSESFRKHVLEAAVTYTGFMINHLKQGFNLNNEGDRIQYIERVLDEISKISKPLERDHYLRELAGEYDLSLEVLEQEIINRRKKQGLDKDKNPETSYTNNYKETSRKKQKLLPAFHNAERQLIYYMLHDASVSYKVQEHIGGAFNLNEHQVIVTYLYAYYEEGYEANPGQFIEQLPDASLQSLVSEIAMLKLQPDLSDAEVNDYIRVISNKRSEQESISSLELEQKEAERQNDPVKAAQIAMRIIEMKKQLRSQ
- a CDS encoding peroxidase-related enzyme (This protein belongs to a clade of uncharacterized proteins related to peroxidases such as the alkylhydroperoxidase AhpD.); the encoded protein is MPWIKPAKQTEIREHEALKNMEQPMPLFNRLIANSPSLLEAFSPIQQAVKETFLTEIQRESLITFVSMRNGCDYCTKSHGQLLEELTDDEDILSKLSGFEEGYFDESLTRMLRYALKLTAKPVQVNKEDVLALKEIGLSETQIVEVNHVIAYTSYTNQISIGLGL
- the rpoD gene encoding RNA polymerase sigma factor RpoD; translation: MAEQKQPSSSKSTENELTLEQAKEQVLELGKKRGILAYEEVAERLSSYELDSEAMDEFYEYLSDQGVEIIGDSEADPSMKQLDKEEEFDLNDLSVPPGVKINDPVRMYLKEIGRVDLLSAEEEINLAQRIENGDEEAKRRLAEANLRLVVSIAKRYVGRGMLFLDLIQEGNMGLIKAVEKFDYRKGYKFSTYATWWIRQAITRAIADQARTIRIPVHMVETINKLIRVQRQLLQDLGREPIPEEIAEEMELTPDKVREILKIAQEPVSLETPIGEEDDSHLGDFIEDQEATSPSDHAAYELLKEQLEDVLDTLTDREENVLRLRFGLDDGRTRTLEEVGKVFGVTRERIRQIEAKALRKLRHPSRSKRLKDFLE
- a CDS encoding tRNA (adenine(22)-N(1))-methyltransferase yields the protein MKQTELSRRLKAVASFIYSGVTFADIGSDHAYLPAYVCERNPLVRAIAGEVNEGPFQSAKGHIDKQQLNEQVSVRKGNGLAVLEQDEAELVTIAGMGGKLIRTILEEGKEKLGKVERIVAQPNVDAQVVRNWFLHNGYELTEETILEEDGHIYEVLVGDRTSDPEKPYGEEREKDLFFGPFLRQEKTAPFILKWQGEANKLQFVLSQMERAKNPDEDKVREFETQLSWIKEEIASE
- a CDS encoding DEAD/DEAH box helicase; the encoded protein is MTDQTFKSMALHEEMIDMVDQLGFHEPTPIQKKVIPSVLRGESLIGQSHTGSGKTHSYLIPLLNGIDVSRKEVQTVITAPTRELANQIYDEVRKMLKLLGHGDALKAKLLIGGTDKQKTIEKLKEQPQIVVGTPGRILDMVKEEALDVYKASSFVIDETDLMFDLGFIEDVDQILVRMQADLQLLVFSATIPVKLKPFLKKYLENPTYIQADEAKPSPEKMEHRLIPLRHRDKADMIMSITKLIHPYLAIIFANKKERANELAQELLDKGLEVGVIHGGLTPRERKRVVKDIKNLRYQYIVATDLAARGIDIQGVSHVINADLPKEEEFYIHRVGRTARAGLEGTAINLYTETDESLIKKLESSGLTFDSYDIKNGEFVPIKDRNQRSTRKLDENDTDKEAWKRVKRPKKVKPGYKKKMKYKQEEIKKKLNKQQARQRNKRK
- a CDS encoding 4-hydroxy-3-methylbut-2-enyl diphosphate reductase is translated as MEVIKIAPRGYCYGVVDAMVIARNASKDPNLPRPLYILGMIVHNQHVTEAFENEGVVTLDGKNRLDLLEDIHEGTVIFTAHGVSPEVKKRAEEKGLTALDATCPDVTRTHDLIREMVAENYEIVYIGKKGHPEPEGAVGVAPGHVHLIQNEEDIDNLSLSSDKILVTNQTTMSQWDVYDIMEKVKEKYPQTEIHQEICMATQVRQEAVAEQAGDADLTLVVGDPRSNNSCRLQQVSEEKAGTTAYRIADVSEIELPWLEGVEKVAITAGASTPTPLVKEVIRFIENFDPNNEETWERTSKVEQRKILPKVKTKKA
- a CDS encoding Nif3-like dinuclear metal center hexameric protein, with translation MSKVATGQDIIKWFEEWSPKQLAFDGDPIGLHVGTLNKKVNKVMVTLDVLENVVDEAIEQGVDLIIAHHPLLFKPLKQINPDHEKGRIVQKLIKHDITVYAAHTNLDIAWGGVNDAMCEALGVKVKDVLIETERESLYKLVVFVPETHEEEVREALGNAGAGHIGEYSHCTFQTPGIGAFKPEDGTNPYIGTRGELEKVEEVRMETIVPRSILNKVLQSMEQAHPYEEVAYDIYPLELQGEKRGLGRMAELEEAMTLESFAERVKKAFDVPSLRFVGDKDKRVKKVAVLGGDGNKYISAAKRKGADVFVTGDLYFHVAHDALGMGLNVIDPGHHVEKVMKKAVYDYLKNAFEQKQVATEVIISKAHTEPFQFM
- the cccA gene encoding cytochrome c550, with amino-acid sequence MKRNPVMPYALIAVLGITLMIIIGFVGLNQMDQAGEGKEGEGEKTAEEGGSGDAGAADPEAIYSQTCAGCHGQDLSGQVGPNLQTVGSKLSKEDIKGIIQNGRGGMPAQNLNAEKTEAVAKWLSEKK